acatgctaagtctaattacaaatctaataatcttatactaaaactcaaatagtgatatatgctaagtctaggtgacgtatattataggaccctagctagtcaataattatatactaagtctaattacaaatataataatcttatattaaaactccaataatcttatactaaaactcaaatagtcatgtattctaagtgtaactgtcgtatattagaacactacacaatcttatatgctaattaagtctaattacaaatctaataatcttaattgcattacaaatataacaatcatatatatataattacgtcacttgcctgggcgaattccttcgagggctagctctaccacttcggcttgagggacgactccaacaacgtcttttctgcaagatacaaaaagatgtattaggataaacgcgaagtaacatatattgcatttgacgttcacgtttcgttcacgatatcgttcacgttcgcattctcgttaaggtcacgtttcattcacctacgtttgttcgttcacgttcattaacctacctataattgcatttcacgttcacgttcgttggctcgttcaaGTTCGTCCGAcaacgttctcgttcacgtttattcaccttgttctcgttcatgttcgttctcattcacgttagttggctcgttcacgttcgttcgctcgttctcgttcacgttcattcaccttgttctcgttcacgttcgtttgctcgttctcattcacgttcgttggctcgttcacgttcgttcgctcgttcttgttcacgttcattcaccttgttctcgttcacgttctcggtgtggcggcagcgagatggcggtgtggcggcaacggggcggcgcggcggtggcgtttcGCCGCGCACGGCATCGGGccggcgcgtggcgcggcggcgtggcgccgcgcgcggcatcggcgtggcgcggtggcggcgtgcggcgtcgTGGCAtctcgtggcgcggcgtcgtcgtagcgcggcgtcgtgtcgtgacgaggtcggcgtcggcgtctgaaactcggcggccgacggcaaccgagagggagagagagagatcgagatcggagagagagatcgagagggaggcggcgcgcggcggctctcaccccagagatgcggcggcggcggaggaggcggaggcggcggcaacgacgacgagcgcgagacgacggcgagatacggcggcggcggcggcgcggggatgccctaggcagtggcggcgaaggagaagccgagagagatcgatcgggcaaaaacttctaagtgctggtggagaagacgagggcgcgcatcgggaatatatatagccctagatctttactcccggttgttctcaacaaccgggagtaaagatatctttactcccggttgttctcctcaatcgggactaaagatcttttccgctatttccaaattctttttaaacccggttagggttaagaacctggactactgataagcgcactgaatattattttccattacatatgtgtttctaaaatagaagataatgcattacaattatttaaagtacaatgattaatgacaattacttcgaaaaattattgttgtctgtaataaattaagtggataaaacgtaataagcaaatatatgatttaaaattaataaaaattctaataatcatatatacttagcatatgaatgatattattaaattggtaaaaactctaattaacatatgtatatacatagggcatgatttaaaattaataaaaattgtaatcatcatatatacttagcataggaattatattaaattaaattgtgaaaaactctaattaacatatgtaaatgccacatgcatgatttaaaaattttaaaaattcgaatagtcatatataattagcatatgaatgatagtaaattaaattgtgaaaaactctaattaacatatgtaaatgccacatgcatgatttgaaacttttaaaaattctctagtcaattataattagcatatgaatgatagtaaattaaatgttaaaaactctaattaacatatgaaattgccacctgcgtgatttaaaacttttaaaattgtaagtatcgcatataactagcatatacatgatttaaacttgttaaaacctctaataatcgtgcgtaattaacatatgccatacatcaattgatttatatggataatcaatacatccaaaatagtttacatcgtgtacacaataattacggcaatacatcggcggtgacggttgaccgcacgtactttctcctcactattgttccctccttgtgatcgctacgtgagtaagggtgtcttcatttgataggaggatgctagggtcaatcgtcaccgtgaaagggggttgcccatccaactgatcgtaatcctcgtcagtcttgtcctcaactccgacgatttttcttttgcctgggagaaccacgtgacgcttaggctcgtcaggccctctgcccttctttcctttgctagacatgtccttcacgaaaaagacttgcgttacatcattggcaaggacaaaaggttcgtctgagtatccaacctttttaaggtcaaccgttgtcatcccactgtcatcaatcattacgcctccaccagtcaatctaacccattggcaccggaacagagggaccttgagaggaccatagtcaagttcccatatgtcctcgatggcaccgtaatacgtgccagttgttccatcgtgtcccatggcatcgacacgaacaacgctgttttggttcgtgctcatcatgtcttgggctttcgtgtagaatgtgtacccattgatctcatatccctggaatgtcgcgatcgacccagacggtcccctcgccaggaaggcaagttgttgttgatcgactcgttacccatgagatgttgtcgtagccacgcgtggaaagtatcaatgtaatgccgtgtaatccatgcatcggacttaccgatgttcctggcgcgaactagagccaagtgctcctcgatgtaaggagctaccaatgaagagtgttgaagaaccgtgaaatgggctttacagaataaattgttgtctaccgtcattattgctttccttccgagagttccctttccccgtagtctcccttcatggcgtgattcaggtaccccgattggcgaagatcttcgataaattctacgcaaaattcgatgacctcctctgttccataacccttggtgatgcttgcctctggacgagcacgatTACGagcatacttcttcagaacgcccatgtacctctcgaaaggaaacatgttgtgtaggtacacaggcccgagaatactgatctctttcacaaggtgacaaagcagatgcgtcattatattgaaaaatgaaggtggaaatatcaactcaaaactgacgagacattgcaccacatcattctgaagggcttctaatctatccggatcgatgaccttctgcgaaattgcgttcatgaatgcacatagctttgttattgttgcccggacattgtctagatggataccccttattacaactggtagcaattgtgtcatcaacacgtgacagtcatgagactttaggtttgtgaacttcttctccttcgtgcttattattcgcttgatattcatggagtatccagacggtacctttatgctctccaagcattcaaacatactttccttctctgccttgctaagagtgtagctggctggactcaagtaatggcttcctttctcctttggttccgggtaaAGGTCGctgcgttgttccatatgcttcagatcattacgtgcttccagtgtgtctttcgactttccgtatacacctaggaagccaaaaagttttacgcaaaggttcttagtgaggtgcatcacgtcgattgcgtggcgtatgtccaagaattcccaatagggtaactcccaaaatatagagttctttttccacatcaccgcgtgaccatcttcgctctctataggctggcttccaggcccctttccaaacactactttaagatctttaaccatagcaaacactgttttcccgttgcgatgtttaggctttgtacggtggtcagccttatgttcgaagtgcttgcctttcttccgtaccgggtggtttgctgcaaggaatcaacgatgacccatgtatacaaccttcctacagtgcttaagatacgtacattctgtttcatccatacagtgagtgcaagcgttgtaccccttgttggactgtccggataggttgctaagtgtaggccaatcgttgatggttacgaacagcagcgctcgtatgttaaactcctcctgtttgtcctcgtcccacacggggacaccttccttcttccacaacagcttaagatcttcgaccagtggtcttaggtacacatcgatgtcgttaccaggttgcttggggccttgaataataattggCATCATTatatacttcctcttcatgcatagccaggggggaggttgtagatacacatcgtaatgggccaagtgctatggccgctgctcatctctccaaaaggattcatgccatccgtactcaaaccaaaccgtatgtttcgtgcgtcctttccaaattctttaaattttctgtctaagtttcgccactgcgaaccatcggcggggtgtctcagcatcccgtcctgttgacgctcttcagcgtgccatcgcatcattctagcattccccttgttcctaaaCAAACGCCTTATCCATGGTATTATAGTGAAATACCatatcaccttagcaggaattctcttctttgttagctgcccgtcaacttctcctggatcgtctcgtctaatcttgtattgtagtgctttgcaaatagggcatgcttctaggttctcatactcctcaccgcgatataggatacaatcattcggacatgcgtgaatcttctgaacttccagtcctagcgggcagactatcttcttagcctcgtacgttgtctcgggcaatttgtttccctccggaagaatgttcttgacgagtttcaataaatcgccaaatgccttgtcactaaccccattttttgccttccattgcaagaactccagaatggtatccaactttttgtgtccctgctcgcaacctgggtataacgaagttctgtggtcctctaacatcttgtccaatttatgggctcccttttcacttttgcagtcctccttggcgtcctgcaacatctgaccaagatcatccgcaacgtcgttaccatcagcatccctttcctcctcgcccgtttgatttccttcaaatccaacgtactgagcaaagtccggaatattgtcgtcttccacttcatcttcttccatttcaacaccttgctctccgtgggatgtccaacagttatagcttggcatgaaccccgactcaaacaagtggaaatgaatagtcctggatgcagaatactccttctgattcttacacgtattgcatggacaacaaataaaacccctttgcctgttagcttcggccactctcaaaaaatagtgcacgccgtcaataaactctttggaccactggtcagcgtacatccattgccgatccatctacatgagtcgaaaaaaaatcgtacaaaaataattattcttacaataatgacagtcatacaataattataagataattacaaattgtttcaacagtcatacaataatgacatatctttattcatacaaaaatcataaaatattacaccaaataattcttatttactatttctaaagttttaaactaattttaatgtgttttacttcttttaattttcattttagtttgttttctagtattcaagattaactttcactatagttttccttctcaactattttataaaaccttctttagcaaatcaactaaatatctatatattctttcttccccacacaaattttctccctcatcaacttacaactaaattttggagacaaaaaagtgtgcaaaacatagctgcaaatgtaatatgacaaaaaaaacattggaggatgaagttgcaaaccttttaggcacctccgatttgtatgtaatcaccaaaataaattcactacaaattttggcatgacctcccctcttttttgaagaaattttgaagcttgctcaggcagctggaggaggaagaaaacatatatataggggtgagactttagtcccggttggtgttaccaaccggggctaaagatccccgagatctttagttaccaaccgggactaaagttacgatctttagttccggttggtgttactaaccgggactaaagatccgggggggggggcctgacaggccctgacagcatttgaaccgggactaaagatgatctttagtcccggttggtgttaccaaccgggactaaaaattaaatattcccgttaccctttttaaccgggactaaagatcatctttagccccggtttttattgcatccgggactattgtggaattcggccgaccgacgaaagatggtttctccaccagtgatataCATCTGTTTACATCCCTCAACTATATGTTGAGTTTAATTCACATCCCGGCCTCAACTACAAAATCGGATGTGGACCATCCTCTAACTACCAAATTAGTGCAAATCAAGTCCCTCGGCAGTTGGGACAATGGTTTCGTGAAGCGGTGCaaacccggttttgtggttagggGACACCAATAAAACTCGACCTATATTTAATGTACATAAGAGTATCTCCAACGGTCTCTCTAAATCTGACTCTCAACATTTCTATTTGGCTAGTTTGTTAATTTAGAGAGCCAAATTTGCATTTTACTCTAACAGCCTCTCCATTAAACTATCCAATCTGATGCCCCATTACACTCTCCAATCTGAAAATGTGTCCCACATATCAGCCCCTCTTTacttcatcctcctcctcccatatGCCATTCGCAGCCACCAGACCCTCCCTGTCTCGTCATTGTGCCGCCACCATGGcgtcctccctccctcgccacCGCACGCTCCCTAGCTCCTTCGCGTTGTTGATAGCGGCTCTCTCTTTCCACCCGCACCCAAATCTATGGCGTCGGCCCATCTTGAACTCCCGCACAACTGAGATGGTGCATGTACAGAGGCAGTGGAGGCCGCGGGTGTAGGAGCCGTGGAAGCAACCTagtccatggccatggccacaGTGGGCGATGAAGCAGAGGCCATCGACGGTGATGCACACCTTCTTCTCGGGCAGTCAGGCTTCCTTGCTGAGGCGGAGAAGCGATGAAGGAGGGCATCGGTCCAGGCGGCGGTGAGGATAGGATTGGTGGTGGTCTCGGGCGAAGCTCTTGGTCGAGCACTccgatggcggcagcggtggtggtggattgAGAGGTCgcggtgggagagagaggggggacgTGGAGAGATGCATAGGCGACAAGGTGACCTTGCCATTGTCATCACCGAGTCGCTCATCGTCTTGCTATTTTTGTCGCCGAGCTGCTCATCCCCATCCACCCCACGGCCCCTACACCCATCACCGGACGATGAGCTCAATGTGGAAGACAGTGACAGTGACGGGGTCTAGAGGCTATGGGCAGCCGTGAATGGCTGTCGTTGGGATCTAGACGCCGGCGGAGCTCGGAGTGGAGAGAAGGGCGGAACCGTATGGAAGGGGGGGCAGCGCCAAGACGATGCACCGCTCTCCATAGAGCCATCAAGCGATGCAAGGATGGGGGAGGTGGTGGGATCCACTTTTGGCTAGTGGAGGAGGCTggtaatatttgaccattcaagAGACTTGTTTGGCCATCTAGATGGCTTGAAGAATTTGATGGGTAGTCTGTTAGAGCTTTTTTCCCCTATGATGGCCAAATTTTGGCTTGAAGAGTcaaaggccgagtttagttctaaactttttcttcaaacttccaacttttccatcacatcaaaactttcctacacacataaacttctaacttttccgttacattgttccaattttaaccaaacttctaattttgacgtgaactaaacacacccaaaataGATATTCTGTTGGTGAGACGCTCTAAAGTGGACTTTTTTCCAATAGGGATGGCAACAGGAAGCACATTAGCTGATTAGCAAGAGCATTGTAGCATAGCTGCATAGGCCCGTGGGCATGTCCTTAGCATATAGAAACTGTAAGCCGCGTGGTCCACCAAATTAACTAGCCCACTAAAAAAAGTAGAAAAAGAATGTTTATGGGCTCTTAAGGCTGGTGATCCCCGATTCAGCCCACTCAAATTTGGATGCAAATCGACCCAAAATATATCAGGAAATGTGGTGCATTCATCATTTTATCTCACCTCTGTTTGTGCCGCGCTTGAGCACATACAATTCACCTACAACGCTACAAGTGCACTTAAAAATTAAACTTCAAAGTTCCAAAAATTTCGGGTTATACTCCAAAGCACAACCAAACCAAGTAGTCTCTATAAGGCCATCTTATTAATTGCATTGTTCTCCTACAGTGATAAATTGACGCTACATCACTACTACGGAAAACCTAATGGGTGTTGGTTAGGAATACTATATAGGAGTTGGATTCCTAACGGCACCCCAAATAGCTACACTGATGAGGGACGTCGACACCTATATCATATTAAGACCCTACACTCATAAAGTTCcacaagccaaaaaaaaaagaagaagaaaaccgACTTGATGAAACCGGTGTGATTCATCAAGCTGATGCGTCGAGTGATCCACAACATCCACATCTAAGAACAAGTCAAGAACACGTCACATCCACATACAAAAACACATCAGGTAACATTTAATAGACCTCCTCCTCCAACATCAAGAACAACTATATCATTACATCAACACACCAAGAACATAAGATACATGGATTGCACTTACTGCCACACCATGctagagagagggagggtgcAGTTACCATTGCCAGTTCCATGCACAAGAGCCACAGCCGCCACCGAATCTGCCCGCGAGAGCTTCCGCCATCGTGGTCAAGGATTAGGATATGCTGCCCTTGAGTACATCGACGGGGAAAAGGCCAGGCACCATTGAGACGGAAGAGGCCACAATGCTGcagtggtggagaggagaagagaatggGCTATGGCggtagagaggagaggagtaggGGTTGCGGTGGAGATGGTGGCTTCGGTGAGGAGACAGGAGGACGAAGAGAGGAGATGGAACAGGGATGGACGACGAAAAGGATAAGGATGAGGGGAAAGGAAGCAAACGTGGAGAGAGGATAAGGAAGCAGGCGGTTTTTTTCTCCCACCTCACTCAGCTCGGTGTATCTGCTCGATATGTGTTAGTTTAATACAAAAAAGGCATCAATGATAATTTTATATGAGACAGATAACTTTAAAACAGGcataaaaaaccgacaccaGAAGATGTTacaggtgtcggtttttaattttgaacttATGTGAGGGGTTAGGAAAACATGAAAAGCCTCATATATATCACTTTTAGATGAACTGGCATCTATGAGTGTGTCTCCTATCAGGGGTTCTGTAATAGTGCGTCTTTTTCGTCTTCTATTAATGCTGCCAACCAAACACCCATTTTCAAGAATCGTTCGATCCTAACTAAAAGTATTAAATGCATACTAATGACAAAACACATTTCATAACCccagactaattcgcgagacgaaactattgagcctaattaatccatgatcaGCCTATggaatgctacagtaaacatgtgctaattatatattaactaagcttaaaaaatttgtctcacgaattagctctcatttatgcaattagttttattattagactacgtttaatacttctaattagtattaaaaatccgatgtgacagggactaaaatttagtccctggatccaaacaccaacCTGCCCAAACCGCAGCAGTTGGAAAAGGAAGAAACAATCATCATGATAAGAATCCTTAGCCCACAGCAACAGCAAGTCATCAGCTACTATATAACTAGCAACATTTATGCTCCTCTACCTTCTCTCTGACTCTCTACTAGTAATACAGTACTATActactcttcttcttccttccaacCTCCTCAACTCCAAACCAACACCTCCCCCataaatccatccatccaaccccATCACACAACCACCATCTTCTCCCTCTCGTTTTGTCAAACCAAACCAgacaagcagaagcagcagaagCTAGCTAGATATAGCTACTCCAGCCATGGCGCCGCCACGGTGCACCGCTCTACTGCTGCTGGcgtctctcctcctcttcttcctctgcaTCTCAGCTACTGATGAGGCCGCAAGAACAGCATCAGGCCAACCGatccaagaacaagaacaagaacagcaTCATGGCAAGGTACGTGGCTGGCAGCAGGCCATGTCGCCGTCGACATTCGTTAGAACTAATCGACCACCGCATCGGTTCATGAAATCATGGAGATCGCTCGCTGCCGTCGAGGGCTGATCGAATTCTATGGCGATTTAGGTTTTCAATTACTCTTTGTATGCATATGTGTACTTTGTGTAGGTAGAGGAGGAGACGATGGCGGCGAGCTTCGCGGCGGTGGAAGAGCAGTgtgggggagaaggagaaggagaagaggagtgCTTGATGAGGAGGACGCTGGTGGCGCACACAGACTACATCTACACCCAGGGAAATCACAACTAGATTGTTAGTATAATCTACTATAGTAGCCTAGCTCATGCAGCAGCAAAACTGGATCAAA
The nucleotide sequence above comes from Oryza glaberrima chromosome 11, OglaRS2, whole genome shotgun sequence. Encoded proteins:
- the LOC127754142 gene encoding phytosulfokines 4-like, with amino-acid sequence MAPPRCTALLLLASLLLFFLCISATDEAARTASGQPIQEQEQEQHHGKVEEETMAASFAAVEEQCGGEGEGEEECLMRRTLVAHTDYIYTQGNHN